In Halarcobacter bivalviorum, a genomic segment contains:
- the selB gene encoding selenocysteine-specific translation elongation factor: MNNYIIGTCGHIDHGKTALIHALNGYEGDTTKEEKQRGITIDLSFSNLSKGEKNVAFIDVPGHEKLVKNMIAGAFSFDCVMIVVSAVEKIMPQTIEHLEILNLLGVKNAILTITKKDLVEEETLKKNKQEIEDFIKNEYDFNLLFSKAVSIYDEASINELKEKLFTLDANTKVEENFFRYYIDRVFSSSGSGTIVTGTVLGKPLQKDDKVFICDIKKEAKVKNLQVHGENSEISNISNRTAINLSNVNTSDLKKGFLISKKGYLRGFDKIDISFSTLKNKKLKHNQKYSIFIGTKKVEGRVLLYNSTESLELESGFAQLSLDEPIFSIYKEKIIIRQANDTIAGATVLNPIIDPMKKSQKIKLLEALEKEEIEKAYRILLDAHKKGLGLVSSAQRFALSHENALEYAKDLSDVFIDEESLVLYPIETKHLIKDTITNIYKKNQYALLSVASIALRLKWASENFIKLVMDELVNEKFLVQEGKLYKNSTIKEDFKQSLEKVILERLEKEDITPTAPYNIYDDLDIDRKMGDNILKALCAKKSVIRLQHNIFIHAQSLSKIVNEMRRIIKNDGYIDISNLKEKYPLSRKYLISYLDYLDNFSEIKKEENKRVFIS, translated from the coding sequence ATGAATAACTATATTATTGGAACTTGTGGACATATTGACCATGGTAAAACTGCATTAATTCATGCTTTAAATGGTTATGAAGGTGACACAACAAAAGAGGAAAAACAAAGAGGAATCACTATTGATTTAAGTTTTTCAAACTTAAGTAAGGGTGAAAAAAATGTTGCTTTTATTGATGTTCCAGGACATGAAAAATTAGTTAAAAATATGATTGCAGGAGCATTCTCTTTTGATTGTGTGATGATTGTTGTAAGTGCTGTTGAAAAGATTATGCCACAAACAATTGAACACTTAGAAATCTTAAATCTTCTTGGAGTTAAAAATGCTATTTTAACTATTACTAAAAAAGATTTAGTAGAGGAAGAAACACTTAAAAAAAACAAACAAGAAATAGAAGATTTTATTAAAAATGAATATGATTTTAATCTTCTATTTTCAAAAGCAGTCTCTATTTATGATGAGGCTTCAATTAATGAATTAAAAGAGAAACTATTTACTCTAGATGCAAATACAAAAGTGGAAGAAAACTTCTTTAGATATTATATAGATAGAGTTTTCTCTTCTTCTGGAAGTGGTACTATTGTAACAGGAACAGTATTAGGAAAGCCATTACAAAAAGATGATAAAGTTTTTATTTGTGATATTAAAAAAGAAGCAAAAGTAAAAAATCTTCAAGTACATGGAGAAAATAGTGAAATATCAAATATCTCAAATAGAACAGCAATAAATTTAAGTAATGTAAATACAAGTGATTTAAAAAAAGGTTTTTTGATCTCTAAAAAGGGTTATTTAAGAGGTTTTGATAAAATTGATATCTCATTTAGTACTCTTAAAAATAAAAAATTAAAACATAACCAAAAATACTCTATTTTTATTGGTACAAAAAAAGTAGAAGGAAGAGTTTTACTTTATAACTCAACAGAATCTTTAGAACTTGAAAGTGGTTTTGCTCAATTAAGTTTAGATGAACCTATTTTTTCTATCTATAAAGAGAAAATCATTATTAGACAAGCAAATGATACTATTGCAGGGGCAACTGTTTTAAATCCAATTATAGACCCTATGAAAAAGAGTCAGAAAATAAAACTTTTAGAAGCTTTAGAAAAAGAAGAAATAGAAAAAGCCTATAGAATTTTACTTGATGCACATAAAAAAGGTTTAGGTCTTGTTTCATCTGCTCAAAGATTTGCTCTTAGCCATGAAAATGCTCTTGAATATGCAAAAGATTTGTCTGATGTTTTTATTGATGAGGAGTCACTTGTTTTATATCCAATAGAGACAAAACATCTAATCAAAGATACGATTACAAATATTTATAAAAAAAATCAATATGCCCTACTCTCTGTAGCTTCTATTGCACTAAGACTAAAATGGGCTAGTGAGAATTTTATAAAATTAGTAATGGATGAACTTGTAAATGAGAAGTTTTTAGTACAAGAGGGAAAACTGTATAAAAATTCTACAATTAAAGAGGATTTTAAACAAAGTTTAGAGAAAGTAATATTAGAAAGACTAGAAAAAGAAGATATTACACCAACAGCTCCTTATAATATATATGATGATTTAGATATTGATAGAAAAATGGGAGATAATATTTTAAAAGCTCTTTGTGCTAAAAAAAGTGTAATAAGGCTTCAACATAACATTTTTATACATGCTCAAAGTCTTAGTAAAATAGTTAATGAAATGAGAAGAATCATTAAAAATGACGGTTATATCGATATTTCTAATCTAAAAGAAAAATATCCTTTAAGTAGGAAGTATCTAATCAGCTATTTAGATTATTTAGATAATTTCTCTGAAATAAAAAAAGAGGAAAATAAAAGAGTTTTCATTTCTTAA
- the selA gene encoding L-seryl-tRNA(Sec) selenium transferase has translation MSLLKSIPKVDKLASNEAFKDLSNSLIISIIKNKIEELRSDILDKKIDLIDENELISKVLTEYENIIKPSLQKVINATGVIVHTNLGRSLIDKNVFEKARDIATSYNNLEYDLEKGKRGERYSHISKVFCELLGCEDVLIVNNNASAVFLILNTFAKGKEVAVSRGELVEIGGSFRVPDVMSNSGAILKEIGTTNKTHLRDYENAINENTSMLMKVHKSNYSIEGFSQEVSFKEIIEVAQKNEVIDYYDMGSGHLIDLPYGLKESEPSVLEYMKQKPSLLSFSGDKLLGSVQAGIIVGKKKYIEQLKKNQLLRMLRVDKLTLAILEENVKSILLKDFDSIPTLKMLFKTVEELTINAQKVEEKISSFCTCNLLETKTVIGGGTTPNKKIPTIALSIEFKNYKPNKIEKIFRQNNIIGRIENEKFLLDFRTILEDDINILIEKIGQIINE, from the coding sequence ATGTCTTTACTAAAATCTATTCCTAAAGTAGATAAATTAGCCTCAAATGAAGCTTTTAAAGATTTATCAAACTCTTTAATAATTTCTATTATAAAAAATAAAATAGAAGAGTTAAGAAGTGATATTTTAGATAAAAAAATTGATTTAATTGATGAAAATGAGCTAATTTCTAAAGTTCTAACTGAATATGAAAACATTATTAAGCCTTCACTTCAAAAAGTTATAAATGCTACTGGTGTAATTGTTCATACAAATTTAGGAAGAAGTCTTATTGATAAAAATGTTTTTGAAAAAGCAAGAGATATTGCAACTTCATACAATAATTTAGAATATGATTTAGAAAAAGGAAAAAGAGGAGAGAGATATTCTCATATTAGTAAAGTTTTTTGTGAACTTCTTGGATGTGAAGATGTTTTAATAGTAAATAACAATGCCAGTGCAGTTTTTTTAATCCTTAATACTTTTGCAAAAGGAAAAGAAGTTGCAGTAAGTAGAGGTGAACTTGTAGAGATTGGTGGAAGCTTTAGAGTTCCAGATGTTATGAGTAATAGTGGAGCTATTTTAAAAGAAATAGGTACAACTAATAAAACACACCTAAGAGATTATGAAAATGCTATAAATGAAAACACTTCAATGCTTATGAAAGTTCATAAGTCAAACTACTCTATTGAAGGTTTTTCACAAGAGGTTTCTTTTAAAGAGATTATTGAAGTAGCACAAAAAAATGAAGTAATAGACTATTATGATATGGGAAGTGGGCATCTAATTGATTTACCCTATGGACTTAAAGAATCTGAGCCTTCTGTATTAGAGTATATGAAACAAAAGCCTAGTTTACTTAGCTTTTCAGGAGACAAACTTTTAGGTTCTGTTCAAGCTGGAATTATAGTTGGAAAGAAAAAATATATTGAACAACTAAAAAAGAATCAACTTTTAAGAATGTTAAGGGTTGATAAACTAACTCTTGCTATTTTAGAAGAGAATGTAAAATCGATTCTTTTAAAAGATTTTGATTCAATTCCTACTTTAAAAATGCTTTTCAAAACAGTTGAAGAATTAACAATAAATGCACAAAAAGTAGAAGAAAAAATCTCTTCTTTTTGTACTTGTAATCTCCTTGAAACAAAAACTGTAATTGGAGGAGGAACAACTCCAAATAAAAAGATTCCTACAATAGCTCTTAGCATAGAGTTTAAAAATTATAAACCAAATAAAATAGAAAAAATATTTAGACAAAACAATATTATTGGAAGAATTGAAAATGAAAAATTCTTATTAGATTTTAGAACAATTTTAGAAGATGATATAAATATTTTAATTGAGAAAATAGGACAGATTATAAATGAATAA
- the selD gene encoding selenide, water dikinase SelD → MNEEYKLTKFVQAAGUAAKMGPGDLKQTICSLVPCDDKVLVGFENNDDASVYKLNDEEALVQTLDFITPVVDDPYVYGKIAAANSLSDAFAMGADVKTALNIVGFDRKNHGIEVLREILRGGNEKIQECGGLLMGGHTIEAPEMYYGLSVTGLVHPDKILRNNTAKIGHVLVLTKPIGIGILTTAIKRDLLGESSKSEAVRVMEALNYLPAKLLRDYDVSACTDITGFGLLGHALEAVGPFNSFAIHCGIVPVLPEAQDFADQGVVPGGTKRNMKYLEDKTTIMCATDKCYQLYCDAQTSGGLLIAMDKDDAKEYIKRVEDLTFGYATIMGEVIPRGATPIIIY, encoded by the coding sequence ATGAATGAAGAATATAAATTAACTAAATTCGTTCAAGCTGCTGGTTGAGCTGCAAAAATGGGTCCGGGTGACCTTAAACAAACTATTTGCAGTTTAGTACCGTGTGATGACAAAGTACTTGTTGGATTTGAAAATAACGATGATGCTTCAGTATATAAACTAAATGATGAAGAGGCTTTAGTACAAACTTTAGATTTTATTACTCCAGTTGTTGATGACCCGTATGTATATGGGAAAATAGCTGCTGCAAACTCTTTATCAGATGCTTTTGCAATGGGAGCAGATGTAAAAACAGCTTTAAATATTGTTGGCTTCGATAGAAAAAACCATGGAATTGAAGTATTAAGAGAGATACTTAGAGGTGGTAATGAAAAAATCCAAGAGTGTGGTGGATTATTAATGGGTGGACATACAATTGAAGCACCTGAAATGTATTATGGTTTATCTGTTACAGGATTAGTACATCCAGATAAAATATTAAGAAACAATACTGCAAAAATTGGTCATGTTCTTGTACTAACAAAACCAATAGGTATTGGGATTTTAACAACAGCTATTAAAAGAGATTTATTAGGTGAAAGTTCAAAAAGTGAAGCAGTAAGAGTAATGGAAGCATTAAACTATTTACCAGCAAAGCTTTTAAGAGATTATGATGTTAGTGCTTGTACTGATATTACAGGTTTTGGTTTATTAGGTCATGCTTTAGAAGCAGTTGGTCCTTTTAACTCTTTTGCAATTCATTGTGGGATTGTTCCTGTTTTACCAGAAGCTCAAGATTTTGCAGACCAAGGTGTTGTTCCTGGTGGTACAAAAAGAAATATGAAATATCTTGAAGATAAAACAACAATTATGTGTGCTACAGATAAGTGTTATCAACTATATTGTGATGCACAAACTTCTGGTGGTCTATTAATTGCTATGGATAAAGATGATGCAAAAGAGTATATCAAAAGAGTTGAAGATTTAACTTTCGGATATGCAACTATTATGGGAGAAGTAATTCCAAGAGGGGCTACGCCAATAATTATTTATTAA
- a CDS encoding putative selenate ABC transporter substrate-binding protein — protein sequence MKKLLFIALLCVSSLFAKDFAFTAIPDQDETKLKERFSLLADYLSKELGVNAKFIPVKSYSASIAAFRNNQVQLAWFGGLSGVRARLIVPNAVAIAQGVEDPNFHSFLIANTSTGLEKSENVPAAIEGKTFTFGSKGSTSGRLMPEYFIRQAFNKAPEDIFSKVGFSGNHSKTIALVQSGAYEVGAVNYKVWHRELKEGKIDTSKVKIIYQTPGYPDYQFTARGDLDATYGEGFTKKLQEALIAIKDEKILNAFPRSGFIKASNKDFEPVLETGRKIGIID from the coding sequence ATGAAGAAACTACTGTTTATTGCACTATTATGTGTAAGCTCACTTTTTGCGAAAGATTTTGCATTTACTGCAATTCCTGATCAAGACGAAACTAAATTAAAAGAGAGATTCTCTTTATTAGCTGACTATCTGTCAAAAGAGTTAGGTGTAAATGCTAAATTTATCCCTGTTAAATCATATTCTGCATCAATTGCAGCTTTTAGAAATAATCAAGTTCAATTAGCTTGGTTTGGTGGATTATCTGGTGTTAGAGCAAGATTAATTGTTCCTAATGCAGTTGCAATTGCACAAGGTGTTGAAGATCCAAACTTCCACTCATTTTTAATTGCAAATACTTCAACTGGTTTAGAAAAATCTGAAAATGTTCCTGCAGCAATTGAAGGTAAAACTTTTACTTTTGGTTCAAAAGGTTCTACTTCTGGAAGATTAATGCCAGAATATTTTATTAGACAAGCATTTAATAAAGCACCTGAAGATATTTTCTCAAAAGTTGGATTCTCTGGAAATCACTCTAAAACAATTGCATTAGTTCAAAGTGGAGCTTATGAAGTTGGTGCTGTTAACTATAAAGTTTGGCATAGAGAATTAAAAGAGGGTAAAATTGATACTTCAAAAGTAAAAATTATTTATCAAACTCCTGGTTATCCTGATTATCAATTCACTGCAAGAGGTGATTTAGACGCAACTTATGGTGAAGGTTTTACTAAAAAATTACAAGAAGCATTAATTGCTATTAAAGATGAAAAAATCTTAAATGCTTTCCCTAGAAGTGGATTTATCAAAGCTTCAAATAAAGATTTTGAACCAGTATTAGAGACTGGAAGAAAAATAGGGATTATTGACTAA
- a CDS encoding ATP-binding cassette domain-containing protein — protein sequence MAFNLVNESIYYDSFKAIDSLTLNIQKGEKVALLGKSGSGKSTLLKRMFELQKDSSSYIPQELGLVNNLSVFHNVYISKLDTNSFFYNIRNFIYPCKTQVSGISNILKELLLEDKLFTKSLNLSGGQRQRVAIARAMYGQNEILLADEPVSALDEFLSKRVIEKLNSSFETVVCTMHNVDLAIENFDRVIGLKDGEVLVDKASSALTSEDRNRLYYATK from the coding sequence ATGGCATTTAATCTTGTTAATGAATCAATATACTATGATAGTTTTAAGGCTATTGACTCTTTAACACTAAATATTCAAAAGGGCGAAAAAGTAGCTCTTTTGGGTAAAAGTGGAAGTGGAAAATCAACACTTTTAAAAAGAATGTTTGAGTTACAAAAAGACTCTTCTTCTTATATTCCTCAAGAGTTAGGCTTAGTAAATAATCTATCAGTTTTTCACAATGTATATATTTCAAAACTTGATACAAATTCATTTTTTTATAATATTAGAAATTTTATTTATCCATGTAAAACGCAAGTAAGTGGAATTTCTAATATTCTAAAAGAGTTATTACTTGAAGATAAGCTTTTTACAAAATCTCTAAATCTTTCTGGTGGTCAAAGACAAAGAGTTGCAATTGCAAGAGCTATGTATGGACAAAATGAGATTTTGTTAGCTGATGAACCAGTTTCAGCTTTAGATGAATTTTTGTCAAAAAGAGTGATTGAAAAGTTAAATAGCTCTTTTGAAACAGTTGTATGTACAATGCACAATGTAGATTTAGCAATAGAAAACTTTGATAGAGTAATAGGTTTAAAAGATGGAGAGGTTTTAGTAGATAAAGCTTCATCTGCCCTTACAAGCGAAGATAGAAACAGATTATATTATGCTACAAAGTAA
- a CDS encoding PhnE/PtxC family ABC transporter permease has protein sequence MLQSKSLNVSVIFIAVALVSFIFADFSISTIDPFMELKNFSLALFQIDISQTPKLIPALFTTVSIAIVAMLISSILGFILALVFENFFVRTTLAFTRAIHELFWALIFLQIFGLNTLTALLAIIIPYSAILAKVYAEILQEHDTFPKELKGKAKASYYLYTKIPDALPHLVAYTFYRFECALRSTAILGFVGITTLGYYLSSSFMQGYYNEVWLLLIMFYIIIATIRWWINKYTVIPAILASFFYLDDFGNVNMDNFIRFITSDIIPHPIKTDKPFSEVVSWFEAIFRDEILVGVFNTILLTQISLVLTAILALITFPLVSKKFTNKFFRTLSHIFLVVLRSTPEYILAYLFLQIFGPSMLPAALALMLHNGAIIGFLMGQQTDELEFRLDVTKKRNELYLYEVLPRIYSQFLAFLFYRWEIIMRESAILGILGVATLGFYIDSAIADFRLDKMMLLLVVTALLNIFIDLISKKSREYLKVEKSITSCGCDLK, from the coding sequence ATGCTACAAAGTAAGAGCTTAAATGTTTCAGTTATTTTTATAGCTGTTGCACTTGTTTCATTTATTTTTGCAGATTTTTCTATCTCAACGATTGACCCTTTTATGGAGTTAAAAAACTTTTCTTTAGCCCTTTTTCAAATAGATATTTCTCAAACACCTAAGTTAATTCCAGCACTTTTTACAACAGTTTCTATTGCTATTGTTGCTATGCTTATCTCTTCAATTTTAGGTTTTATTTTAGCTTTAGTTTTTGAAAACTTTTTTGTACGAACTACCTTAGCTTTCACAAGAGCAATACATGAACTTTTTTGGGCTTTGATTTTTTTACAAATCTTTGGATTAAATACTTTAACAGCTCTTTTAGCAATTATAATTCCTTATAGTGCTATTTTAGCAAAGGTTTATGCAGAGATATTGCAAGAGCATGATACTTTTCCAAAAGAGTTAAAAGGAAAAGCAAAAGCCTCTTATTATCTTTATACAAAAATCCCAGATGCTTTACCTCATTTAGTTGCTTATACTTTTTATAGATTTGAGTGTGCTTTAAGGTCAACTGCAATCTTAGGATTTGTAGGGATTACTACTTTAGGTTATTATCTATCTTCATCTTTTATGCAAGGTTATTATAATGAGGTTTGGTTATTATTGATTATGTTTTATATCATCATTGCAACGATTAGATGGTGGATAAATAAATATACAGTAATACCTGCAATTTTGGCTTCATTTTTTTACTTAGATGATTTTGGTAATGTAAATATGGATAATTTTATTAGATTTATTACTAGTGATATAATTCCTCATCCTATCAAAACCGATAAACCTTTTTCAGAAGTTGTATCTTGGTTTGAAGCTATTTTTAGAGATGAGATTTTAGTAGGGGTTTTTAATACTATTTTGTTAACTCAAATCTCACTTGTATTAACAGCTATCTTAGCTTTAATTACTTTTCCTCTTGTTTCAAAAAAATTTACTAATAAGTTTTTTAGAACTCTTTCTCATATTTTCTTAGTAGTTCTTAGGTCTACTCCTGAATATATCTTAGCCTATTTATTTTTACAAATTTTTGGACCATCTATGCTTCCAGCAGCACTTGCTCTAATGCTTCACAATGGAGCTATTATTGGATTTTTAATGGGGCAACAAACAGATGAATTAGAGTTTAGATTAGATGTAACAAAAAAGAGAAATGAACTTTATTTATATGAGGTATTACCACGTATTTATTCTCAATTCTTAGCTTTTTTATTTTATAGATGGGAAATAATTATGAGAGAATCAGCTATTTTAGGAATCCTTGGAGTTGCTACTTTAGGATTTTATATAGATTCTGCTATTGCTGATTTTAGACTTGATAAGATGATGTTACTTCTAGTAGTAACTGCTTTATTAAATATCTTTATTGATTTAATCTCTAAAAAGAGTAGGGAGTATTTAAAAGTTGAAAAGAGTATTACCTCTTGTGGCTGTGATTTAAAATAG
- a CDS encoding Panacea domain-containing protein encodes MKIDITKIANAILLMLENDVKHLSDRKVAILLFLCDYLYQEKTGEKIFNETYIKNKRNPEPVVLSEIFDIIANGVDLDEEDERLYIIQELLDYLDIEILTKDSFIELNFLKMEEEFDKSFFSKDELKILKEVIEKYKEDTPRKVANATFKIEKVRDTNLDEIII; translated from the coding sequence TTGAAAATTGATATAACAAAGATTGCAAATGCTATTTTGCTTATGCTTGAAAATGATGTAAAACATTTAAGTGATAGAAAAGTAGCTATTTTACTTTTTTTATGTGATTATTTATACCAAGAGAAAACTGGTGAAAAAATATTTAATGAGACTTATATAAAAAATAAAAGAAATCCTGAGCCAGTAGTTTTAAGTGAGATTTTTGACATAATTGCAAATGGTGTAGATTTAGATGAAGAGGATGAAAGATTATATATTATTCAAGAACTACTTGATTATTTAGATATTGAAATTCTTACAAAAGATAGTTTTATAGAGTTAAATTTTTTAAAAATGGAAGAGGAATTTGATAAATCTTTTTTCTCTAAAGATGAATTAAAAATCTTAAAAGAAGTGATTGAAAAATATAAAGAAGATACTCCAAGAAAAGTTGCAAATGCAACATTTAAAATAGAGAAAGTTAGAGATACTAACTTAGATGAAATAATTATTTAA
- a CDS encoding response regulator yields MSERNLNILNRFNILYLEDDKSLLTHTKDILDDFVAKVYAVNTSKEALEILKTKKVDVIISDILLENENGIDFLRNLKDSEHLNIPAILTTAHTDTKYLLDAIKLKVENYIVKPINIKELLNTLHDVLFPIIQSEQIEKNSNIIKTISAITDSKQVEVVKYIIGNLDDENLLHASYSEIMSEISISKPTLIKLFKDLASKEILVKVAHKTYRFNEKALDLI; encoded by the coding sequence ATGTCAGAAAGAAATCTAAACATTTTAAATAGATTTAATATTCTTTATTTAGAAGATGATAAATCATTATTAACACACACTAAAGATATTTTAGATGATTTTGTTGCAAAGGTGTATGCTGTAAATACTTCAAAGGAAGCTTTAGAGATATTAAAAACTAAAAAAGTTGATGTTATTATTTCAGATATTTTACTTGAAAATGAAAATGGAATTGACTTTTTAAGAAACCTAAAAGATAGTGAACATTTAAATATTCCAGCTATTTTAACAACTGCACATACAGATACAAAATATCTTTTAGATGCTATTAAATTAAAAGTAGAAAATTATATTGTAAAACCTATTAATATAAAAGAGTTACTTAATACTTTACATGATGTTTTATTTCCTATTATTCAATCAGAACAAATAGAAAAAAACTCAAATATTATTAAAACCATCTCAGCTATTACAGATAGTAAACAAGTTGAAGTTGTAAAATATATTATTGGAAATTTAGATGATGAGAACCTTCTTCACGCTTCTTATAGTGAGATTATGAGTGAAATCTCTATTTCTAAACCGACATTGATTAAACTTTTTAAAGATTTAGCTTCTAAAGAGATACTTGTAAAAGTTGCACACAAAACTTATAGATTTAATGAAAAAGCATTAGACTTAATTTAA
- a CDS encoding sensor histidine kinase — protein sequence MIKKIWSYFEELPFSYKTSILIFIITGGMVSIIILSQISIYTLKNDFDILFEKRTKPIIKLEKIKDTYKINIYDTLYDIQKNNITIKQSKEIIFLGQQLINKNWNSYLKTSKDANFEKSYVTRKINELFGVTYHSTSQILQESIISNIDNKILELHRKIQRAVKLLEDGKVEETSSLINEIYFEINSINIYITNLSNYDLNLAISERRETLKTFSTLTTILNISIVFVFLFSIILSILLINNFRKLHFRLEDAVDEKTKELQELNDYLEIKIQKEVANSRKKDLIMFQQSKLASLGEMLGNIAHQWRQPLGSLMMIIQSFQTKMELGKLSFEFVEQKTNDAILLAENMSNTLEDFQNFFSPNKDKSNFGVKDCVKHSIELSKYILEKESINLRLIVEKDLQIYGFYNELSHVILNIISNSKDALKNKEKERFIKIVIKEHNNNARINIYDNGGGIDETILPQIFEPYYTTKYKSAGTGIGLYMSKQIIERHMNGNIKCKNVFNKIDGYNLEHGALFIIDIPLDKNIEGID from the coding sequence ATGATTAAGAAAATTTGGTCTTATTTTGAAGAGTTGCCTTTCTCTTATAAAACTTCTATTTTAATTTTTATTATTACAGGAGGAATGGTTTCTATAATTATTCTTTCTCAAATTTCAATTTATACTTTAAAAAATGACTTTGATATTCTTTTTGAGAAAAGAACTAAACCTATTATCAAATTAGAAAAGATAAAAGATACATACAAAATTAATATTTATGATACTCTTTATGATATACAAAAAAACAATATCACGATAAAACAATCAAAAGAGATAATCTTTTTAGGTCAACAGCTAATCAATAAAAACTGGAATAGTTATCTAAAAACTTCAAAAGATGCAAATTTTGAAAAGTCATATGTAACAAGAAAGATAAATGAACTATTTGGAGTAACTTATCACTCTACAAGTCAAATTTTACAAGAGAGCATTATCTCAAATATTGATAATAAAATTTTAGAGCTTCATAGAAAGATACAAAGAGCTGTAAAACTTCTTGAAGATGGAAAAGTAGAAGAGACTTCTTCTTTGATAAATGAAATCTATTTTGAAATCAACTCTATAAATATTTATATTACAAATCTTTCAAACTATGACTTAAATCTAGCAATTAGTGAAAGAAGAGAGACATTAAAAACTTTTAGTACCTTAACTACAATTTTAAATATCTCAATTGTTTTTGTATTTTTATTTTCTATTATTTTATCAATTCTATTAATCAATAACTTTAGAAAACTTCACTTTAGACTAGAAGATGCTGTTGATGAAAAAACAAAAGAGTTACAAGAGCTTAATGATTATCTTGAAATTAAGATTCAAAAAGAAGTTGCAAACTCAAGAAAAAAAGATTTAATTATGTTCCAGCAATCTAAACTTGCCTCTTTAGGAGAAATGCTAGGAAATATAGCTCATCAATGGAGACAACCTCTTGGTTCTCTTATGATGATTATTCAATCTTTTCAAACTAAAATGGAACTTGGTAAACTCTCATTTGAGTTTGTAGAACAAAAAACAAATGATGCTATTTTATTAGCTGAAAATATGTCAAATACTTTAGAAGATTTTCAAAACTTTTTTAGCCCAAATAAAGATAAATCTAATTTTGGTGTAAAAGATTGTGTTAAACACTCTATTGAACTTTCAAAATATATTTTGGAAAAAGAGAGTATAAATCTTAGACTTATTGTTGAAAAAGATTTACAAATTTATGGTTTTTATAATGAGTTATCTCATGTAATTTTAAATATAATCTCAAACTCAAAAGATGCTTTAAAAAATAAAGAAAAAGAGAGATTTATTAAAATTGTAATAAAAGAGCATAATAACAATGCTAGAATCAATATTTATGATAATGGAGGAGGAATTGATGAAACAATTCTTCCTCAAATTTTTGAGCCTTATTATACTACTAAATATAAAAGTGCTGGAACTGGTATTGGACTTTATATGTCAAAGCAAATTATTGAAAGACATATGAATGGAAATATAAAGTGTAAGAATGTTTTTAATAAAATAGATGGTTACAATTTAGAACATGGGGCACTATTTATTATAGATATACCTTTAGATAAAAATATAGAAGGAATAGACTAA